In Triticum aestivum cultivar Chinese Spring chromosome 5B, IWGSC CS RefSeq v2.1, whole genome shotgun sequence, the following proteins share a genomic window:
- the LOC123113331 gene encoding universal stress protein A-like protein isoform X1, whose protein sequence is MWSIEAVIARHEAGLGITASERERVIMEESTEAAATASGVAPVAGGAEAARAAGATMKVVVAVDASEESLQALSWALDHVVRLHPGASVVVVHAQHRVDHFAYPVAAHAGLAYAPPTALDSMRRAQEENSRKAVARALDVCRQKQASATAAVVEGDPKEAICQAVEDMRADLLVLGSRGLGMVKRALLGSVSDYLAHHACCPVLIVKPPNKAHHK, encoded by the exons ATGTGGTCGATCGAGGCAGTGATCGCCAGGCACGAAGCCGGTCTTGGCATAACCGCAAGCGAGCGCGAGCGCGTCATCATGGAGGAGAGCACCGAGGCcgcggcgacggcgagcggcgtgGCGCCTGTAGCCGGAGGCGCGGAGGCCGCCCGGGCGGCGGGCGCGACGAtgaaggtggtggtggcggtggacgCGAGCGAGGAGAGCCTGCAGGCGCTGTCGTGGGCGCTCGACCACGTCGTCCGGCTCCACCCCGGCGCGTCCGTCGTCGTCGTCCACGCCCAGCACCGCGTCGACCACTTCGCCTACCCCGTCGCCGCCCACG CAGGCCTGGCCTACGCCCCGCCCACGGCGTTGGACTCCatgaggagggcgcaggaggagaaCTCCCGGAAGGCGGTGGCCCGCGCGCTGGACGTCTGCAGGCAGAAGCAGGCGAGCGccacggcggcggtggtggagggcGACCCCAAGGAGGCCATCTGCCAGGCCGTGGAGGACATGCGCGCCGACCTGCTCGTCCTCGGCAGCCGCGGCCTCGGCATGGTCAAGAG GGCGTTGCTAGGCAGCGTGAGCGACTACCTCGCCCATCACGCGTGTTGCCCCGTTCTCATCGTCAAGCCACCCAACAAGGcgcaccacaagtga
- the LOC123113331 gene encoding universal stress protein A-like protein isoform X2, with amino-acid sequence MWSIEAVIARHEAGLGITASERERVIMEESTEAAATASGVAPVAGGAEAARAAGATMKVVVAVDASEESLQALSWALDHVVRLHPGASVVVVHAQHRVDHFAYPVAAHGLAYAPPTALDSMRRAQEENSRKAVARALDVCRQKQASATAAVVEGDPKEAICQAVEDMRADLLVLGSRGLGMVKRALLGSVSDYLAHHACCPVLIVKPPNKAHHK; translated from the exons ATGTGGTCGATCGAGGCAGTGATCGCCAGGCACGAAGCCGGTCTTGGCATAACCGCAAGCGAGCGCGAGCGCGTCATCATGGAGGAGAGCACCGAGGCcgcggcgacggcgagcggcgtgGCGCCTGTAGCCGGAGGCGCGGAGGCCGCCCGGGCGGCGGGCGCGACGAtgaaggtggtggtggcggtggacgCGAGCGAGGAGAGCCTGCAGGCGCTGTCGTGGGCGCTCGACCACGTCGTCCGGCTCCACCCCGGCGCGTCCGTCGTCGTCGTCCACGCCCAGCACCGCGTCGACCACTTCGCCTACCCCGTCGCCGCCCACG GCCTGGCCTACGCCCCGCCCACGGCGTTGGACTCCatgaggagggcgcaggaggagaaCTCCCGGAAGGCGGTGGCCCGCGCGCTGGACGTCTGCAGGCAGAAGCAGGCGAGCGccacggcggcggtggtggagggcGACCCCAAGGAGGCCATCTGCCAGGCCGTGGAGGACATGCGCGCCGACCTGCTCGTCCTCGGCAGCCGCGGCCTCGGCATGGTCAAGAG GGCGTTGCTAGGCAGCGTGAGCGACTACCTCGCCCATCACGCGTGTTGCCCCGTTCTCATCGTCAAGCCACCCAACAAGGcgcaccacaagtga